A genomic segment from Gemmatimonadota bacterium encodes:
- a CDS encoding phosphoadenylyl-sulfate reductase gives MSTMDRLEHPDRLNHSAHPDRPDHPGRDFLDEFEAGQLAIEFDGESPEAVIEWALDRWGRRAGLCTSFQAEGMVLLDMAWQIDPNIHVFTVDTGRLHQETYDFIDKVRDHYDIDIQVYFPDLLQVENMVGAHGVNLFYKSVESRFKCCNVRKVEPIRRALEGLDGWFTGLRRDQWASRANIRKIEIDHDHGGLAKISPLADWTQEEVWDYIELYDVPKHPLYEQGYTSIGCMPCTRVTKPGEDSRAGRWWWEKNAPKECGMHCPVETGGFEHEMEALVAEEVEK, from the coding sequence ATGAGCACCATGGACCGCCTGGAACACCCGGACCGCCTGAACCACTCGGCTCACCCGGACCGCCCGGACCATCCCGGCCGCGACTTCCTGGATGAGTTCGAAGCCGGACAATTGGCCATCGAGTTCGACGGGGAATCCCCCGAAGCCGTGATCGAATGGGCCCTGGACCGCTGGGGCCGGCGCGCCGGACTGTGTACGAGTTTCCAGGCGGAGGGGATGGTCCTGCTCGACATGGCCTGGCAGATCGATCCGAACATCCACGTCTTTACGGTGGACACGGGGCGGCTGCACCAGGAGACCTACGATTTCATTGACAAGGTCCGCGACCACTACGACATCGATATACAGGTGTATTTCCCCGACCTGCTCCAGGTGGAAAACATGGTGGGCGCCCACGGCGTGAACCTGTTCTACAAGTCGGTGGAATCGCGGTTCAAGTGCTGCAACGTGCGCAAGGTGGAACCGATCCGGCGGGCCCTGGAGGGACTGGACGGGTGGTTCACCGGGCTTCGGCGCGACCAGTGGGCGAGCCGGGCGAACATCCGCAAGATCGAGATCGACCACGACCACGGCGGACTGGCGAAGATCAGCCCCCTGGCGGACTGGACCCAGGAAGAGGTCTGGGACTACATCGAGCTCTATGACGTCCCGAAGCATCCCCTCTACGAACAGGGCTATACCAGCATCGGCTGCATGCCGTGCACGCGGGTCACGAAGCCCGGTGAAGATTCGCGCGCGGGACGCTGGTGGTGGGAAAAGAACGCGCCCAAGGAATGCGGCATGCACTGCCCGGTGGAGACCGGCGGTTTCGAGCACGAGATGGAAGCGCTGGTGGCGGAGGAGGTGGAAAAATGA
- a CDS encoding class I SAM-dependent methyltransferase — translation MALSDFTGPDYINAWTEDLDQRWPERAAMAGYVVQTLVEWRGERRERERHQGESPTSEDLATIRLLELGVGAGGLAQAVLSALFDGSESGRTSAVEYTGIEIEPALVQQGRKLLAAAGHQNASLIRADLRGDAWTNGLGPFDAVFTLQTLHDLGGVDALEAVYRQAHGLLAPGGILVNSDFVFPFEKDDPDHPRRLPIETHENLLSSLGFVDFRCGLQHGKMACLSARRV, via the coding sequence ATGGCGCTTTCGGATTTCACGGGGCCGGACTACATCAATGCGTGGACGGAGGACCTGGATCAGAGATGGCCCGAGCGCGCGGCGATGGCGGGTTACGTCGTGCAGACGCTTGTCGAATGGCGGGGTGAACGGCGCGAACGCGAACGTCACCAGGGGGAATCGCCCACCAGCGAAGATCTCGCAACGATCCGCTTGCTGGAACTCGGTGTCGGAGCAGGTGGACTCGCCCAGGCCGTGTTAAGTGCGTTATTCGATGGGTCGGAGTCGGGAAGGACAAGTGCCGTAGAGTACACGGGGATCGAAATCGAGCCGGCGCTCGTACAACAAGGGCGGAAGTTGCTCGCAGCGGCCGGCCACCAGAACGCAAGCTTGATCCGCGCAGACCTTAGGGGCGACGCCTGGACCAACGGGCTCGGGCCCTTCGACGCAGTATTTACCCTCCAGACCCTACACGATCTCGGCGGCGTCGACGCCCTCGAAGCCGTCTACCGGCAAGCCCACGGACTCCTGGCTCCCGGCGGGATCCTAGTCAACTCGGATTTCGTGTTTCCCTTCGAAAAAGACGACCCCGATCATCCACGTCGGTTGCCCATCGAAACGCACGAGAACCTGCTTTCCAGCCTGGGATTTGTAGATTTCAGGTGTGGACTGCAACACGGAAAGATGGCGTGTTTGTCGGCAAGGCGGGTGTAG